The following DNA comes from Sorex araneus isolate mSorAra2 chromosome 5, mSorAra2.pri, whole genome shotgun sequence.
ACGGGGTTTGATCGACTGGTTGATTCTTTTTAACTAAAACATTTGCTTGTGGAGTGTTCTTCTTCCATGGAGTAACTAGAACGGAAGGGAACGTTGTGCTTGCTTCCTGCTCGGGGTGGCTGGGGCTCGAGGGGCCTCCCTGGGGCCACCTCCTTTGTCCCCTCGGTAAGGGAGACTCTTAAAGGCGCGCAGCCCGGGGTCTCCAGGGGCGGGCCGGGGTCCCGGCGCTGCTTTTACGTGAGAAAACGGAAGGAGGAAGCAGCTCAGCAGTTTGGCTCCTGGAACTTTTTTAGTCAATTCTAAAATGTCTCACTGGGAAGCACACACAGAACCGCGCAGGCCCCAGGCCCAGTCCGTGCAgagcccccccacctcacccccggGCCTCCTCGCCCGGCCCATCCCGCTGACCACTGTgtgcctctgcccctcccagctTCCTGGACAAGATCGATGTGATCAAGCAGGCCGACTACGTGCCCAGCGACCAGGTGAGCCCGGGCGGCCACTGTcgggccccccccgcccccaaggggGCTCCGTGGGTGCCGGAGGGTGGGCACGGGGAGCCCCCACTGAGCCACGCTCTGTTCCAGGACCTGCTGCGCTGCCGCGTCCTGACCTCTGGAATCTTCGAGACCAAGTTCCAGGTGGACAAAGTGAACTTCCAGTAAGTGGAGGCTCTTTTCCCCGGGAAAGGCCTCTCGCCCGcctggggcccgggggcgggaCGGGCGGTGACGGACACTGTCTCTCTGCCCGCAGCATGTTCGATGTGGGCGGCCAGCGCGATGAGCGCCGCAAGTGGATCCAGTGCTTCAATGGTCAGTCCTGGGCCTGCGGGGCtgggcggcggggctgggggctgggggctgggccaggcctcTAACGTGTCTCGCTCTCTCTGTGCTGAAGATGTGACTGCCATCATCTTCGTGGTGGCCAGCAGCAGCTACAACATGGTCATCCGGGAGGACAACCAGACCAACCGGCTGCAGGAGGCACTGAACCTCTTCAAGAGCATCTGGAACAACAGGTTTGGGGGGTCCCGGGGCTGCAGGGTGGgtgcaggcgggcgggcgggcggcccctGCTGACTCCCGGTCCCCGCAGATGGCTGCGCACCATCTCCGTGATTCTCTTCCTCAACAAGCAAGACCTGCTTGCTGAGAAGGTCCTCGCTGGAAAGTCGAAGATCGAGGACTACTTTCCCGAGTTCGCTCGCTACACTACTCCTGAGGATGGTGAGTGCCGCGCACGGCCCCGGCTGGGGGCCAGCCCGCCCCACCCAGCCACTCCCCCCGACTAACTCGAGCTCTGTACCCTTTGCAGCTACTCCTGAGCCCGGCGAGGATCCACGCGTGACCCGGGCCAAGTACTTCATCCGCGACGAATTCCTGGTGAGTCGAGACTGGCCTTCCTCCGCCTTGCCCCGCCTGGGACTGACCTGGGGTGGCCCGGGGGCGAGTCCCcctgtgtcccctgagcatccccctgtgtcccctgagcattccccCGTGTCCCGAGCGTTCCcccatgtcccctgagcatccttcTCGGGGCGAGTCCCCCTGGGTGTCCCCTGGGTGTCCACCTCTCTTGGGCGAGTCCCCCTGTGTCCCCTGGTGGGTGCCCGTGTCCCGGGGTCTGACGGGGCCCGTGCCCGTGCCGCAGAGAATCAGCACTGCCAGCGGAGACGGGCGCCACTACTGCTACCCGCACTTCACCTG
Coding sequences within:
- the LOC101539470 gene encoding guanine nucleotide-binding protein G(s) subunit alpha isoform X6, translating into MRILHVNGFNGDEKATKVQDIKNNLKEAIETIVAAMSSLVPPVELANPENQFRVDYILSVMNVPDFDFPPEFYEHAKALWEDEGVRACYERSNEYQLIDCAQYFLDKIDVIKQADYVPSDQDLLRCRVLTSGIFETKFQVDKVNFHMFDVGGQRDERRKWIQCFNDVTAIIFVVASSSYNMVIREDNQTNRLQEALNLFKSIWNNRWLRTISVILFLNKQDLLAEKVLAGKSKIEDYFPEFARYTTPEDATPEPGEDPRVTRAKYFIRDEFLRISTASGDGRHYCYPHFTCAVDTENIRRVFNDCRDIIQRMHLRQYELL
- the LOC101539470 gene encoding guanine nucleotide-binding protein G(s) subunit alpha isoform X4; this translates as MRILHVNGFNGEGGGDDAQAARSNSDGEKATKVQDIKNNLKEAIETIVAAMSSLVPPVELANPENQFRVDYILSVMNVPDFDFPPEFYEHAKALWEDEGVRACYERSNEYQLIDCAQYFLDKIDVIKQADYVPSDQDLLRCRVLTSGIFETKFQVDKVNFHMFDVGGQRDERRKWIQCFNDVTAIIFVVASSSYNMVIREDNQTNRLQEALNLFKSIWNNRWLRTISVILFLNKQDLLAEKVLAGKSKIEDYFPEFARYTTPEDATPEPGEDPRVTRAKYFIRDEFLRISTASGDGRHYCYPHFTCAVDTENIRRVFNDCRDIIQRMHLRQYELL
- the LOC101539470 gene encoding guanine nucleotide-binding protein G(s) subunit alpha isoform X5, whose product is MRILHVNGFNGDSEKATKVQDIKNNLKEAIETIVAAMSSLVPPVELANPENQFRVDYILSVMNVPDFDFPPEFYEHAKALWEDEGVRACYERSNEYQLIDCAQYFLDKIDVIKQADYVPSDQDLLRCRVLTSGIFETKFQVDKVNFHMFDVGGQRDERRKWIQCFNDVTAIIFVVASSSYNMVIREDNQTNRLQEALNLFKSIWNNRWLRTISVILFLNKQDLLAEKVLAGKSKIEDYFPEFARYTTPEDATPEPGEDPRVTRAKYFIRDEFLRISTASGDGRHYCYPHFTCAVDTENIRRVFNDCRDIIQRMHLRQYELL